A region from the Bacillota bacterium genome encodes:
- a CDS encoding amino acid ABC transporter ATP-binding protein has translation MIEVRDLYKDFKSLKVLQGINCRVKEGEVVCVIGPSGSGKSTFLRCLNLLEEPTRGEIIIDGVSLTDKRTNINKMRQKVGMVFQLFNLFPHKTAIQNIMLAPLKVARLSRAEAEERARSLLEKVGLQEKADNYPGQLSGGQQQRVAIARALAMQPKVMLFDECTSALDPEMVKEVLAVMKDLARDGMTMVVVTHEMGFAREVGDRVLFMDDGKIVEEGLPSEIFTSPREERTKSFLSKIL, from the coding sequence ATGATCGAAGTTAGGGACCTTTACAAGGACTTCAAGTCCCTGAAAGTGCTCCAGGGCATCAATTGCCGGGTGAAGGAGGGCGAGGTGGTCTGCGTCATCGGTCCCAGCGGTTCGGGCAAGAGCACTTTTTTGCGCTGTTTGAACCTCCTGGAAGAGCCGACCAGGGGCGAGATCATCATCGACGGCGTGTCGCTCACCGACAAGCGTACGAACATCAACAAGATGCGGCAGAAAGTCGGCATGGTGTTCCAGTTGTTCAACCTCTTTCCGCACAAGACAGCCATTCAGAACATCATGCTGGCACCCCTCAAGGTGGCCCGGCTTTCCCGGGCCGAGGCCGAAGAACGGGCCCGGTCGCTGCTGGAGAAGGTGGGCTTGCAGGAGAAGGCCGACAACTACCCCGGGCAGCTTTCCGGCGGTCAGCAGCAGCGGGTGGCCATCGCCCGCGCCCTGGCGATGCAGCCGAAGGTAATGCTGTTTGACGAGTGCACGTCCGCCCTGGACCCGGAGATGGTCAAGGAGGTCCTGGCGGTGATGAAGGACCTGGCGCGTGACGGAATGACCATGGTGGTGGTCACGCACGAGATGGGTTTCGCGCGCGAAGTCGGCGACCGCGTGCTCTTCATGGACGACGGCAAAATTGTGGAAGAAGGCCTGCCCTCCGAGATCTTCACCTCCCCCCGGGAAGAGCGCACCAAGTCGTTCCTGAGCAAAATCCTCTAA
- a CDS encoding amino acid ABC transporter permease, which produces MQVILDALPLLLVGAKLTLQITVLSVGFGCIIGLFAGLCRLSRSRVLRYLATGYVDFFRGTPLLVQIFMLYFGLPQVIEMGQVHLLNEYGIPKMVDVSNLSRYWIAVLGCSLNSGAYIAEIFRAGVQSIERGQMEAARSLGMTQNQAMGYVILPQAFKRVIPPLGNEFIAMLKDTSLLSVIGVEELTRKGQLIIAVNYQSAAVWFAVAMIYLIMTLAFSRIVDWLERRLKTDDRS; this is translated from the coding sequence TTGCAGGTAATCCTCGACGCGCTGCCCCTTCTGTTGGTCGGCGCGAAACTGACCCTCCAGATCACCGTCCTTTCGGTCGGCTTCGGTTGTATCATCGGGCTCTTTGCCGGGCTTTGCCGCCTGTCGCGGAGCCGAGTGCTGCGCTACCTCGCCACCGGCTACGTCGACTTTTTTCGGGGCACACCCCTGCTGGTGCAGATCTTCATGCTCTATTTCGGGCTGCCGCAGGTGATCGAGATGGGTCAGGTCCACCTGCTGAATGAATACGGCATCCCGAAAATGGTCGACGTCAGCAACTTGTCGCGGTACTGGATCGCGGTCCTCGGCTGCAGCCTGAACAGCGGCGCGTACATCGCCGAGATCTTCCGGGCCGGGGTGCAGTCCATCGAGCGGGGTCAAATGGAGGCCGCGCGCTCCCTGGGCATGACCCAGAACCAGGCCATGGGCTACGTGATTCTGCCTCAGGCCTTCAAGCGGGTGATCCCGCCCTTGGGCAACGAGTTCATCGCGATGCTGAAAGACACCTCGCTGCTCTCCGTGATCGGCGTAGAGGAGCTGACGCGCAAGGGCCAACTGATCATCGCCGTGAACTACCAGTCCGCGGCCGTCTGGTTCGCGGTGGCCATGATCTACCTGATCATGACCCTCGCCTTTTCGCGCATCGTGGACTGGCTGGAAAGGAGGCTCAAGACCGATGATCGAAGTTAG
- a CDS encoding basic amino acid ABC transporter substrate-binding protein: MPKVNKKVLALFFLVTFLFVVVGCGGGQQTPTPAPAPETTKLTVASDTAYAPFEMQGGPGEPTYVGFDMDLIRAIGEVLGKEVEIISMGFDGIIPALQSGSVDCAISAMTITEERAKVVNFSEAYYESGLITAVRADNNDINGFEDLAGKKIAVQIGTTGALKAEEVPDAKITTFNTIDLAFLELKKGAVDAVINDAPVTLYFIQQGNDDVKVVGGLLTGEFYGIAVPKAKPDLLDEINGALKTLKENGTFDRIYMDWFGQEPPDTILQF, encoded by the coding sequence TTGCCCAAGGTTAACAAAAAAGTCCTAGCATTGTTCTTTCTGGTCACCTTTTTGTTCGTGGTCGTCGGTTGTGGCGGCGGCCAGCAGACCCCCACTCCCGCTCCGGCCCCGGAAACAACCAAACTGACGGTTGCGTCCGACACGGCGTACGCCCCCTTTGAAATGCAGGGCGGGCCGGGAGAGCCCACCTACGTCGGCTTTGACATGGATTTGATCCGCGCGATCGGTGAGGTGTTAGGAAAAGAAGTCGAGATCATCAGCATGGGCTTTGACGGCATCATCCCGGCGCTGCAGAGCGGCAGTGTGGACTGTGCCATCTCCGCCATGACCATCACCGAAGAGCGGGCCAAAGTGGTCAACTTCTCCGAGGCGTACTACGAGTCGGGCCTCATCACCGCGGTGCGGGCCGACAACAACGACATCAATGGTTTTGAGGACCTGGCCGGCAAGAAGATCGCCGTCCAGATCGGCACCACCGGCGCGCTGAAGGCCGAGGAAGTGCCGGACGCCAAGATTACCACCTTCAACACCATCGACCTGGCTTTCCTGGAACTGAAGAAAGGCGCGGTCGACGCCGTCATCAACGATGCCCCGGTCACCCTGTACTTCATCCAGCAGGGCAATGACGACGTCAAGGTGGTCGGCGGCCTCCTGACCGGCGAGTTCTACGGCATCGCCGTGCCCAAGGCCAAGCCGGACCTCCTGGACGAGATCAACGGCGCCCTGAAGACCCTGAAGGAAAACGGCACCTTCGACCGGATCTACATGGACTGGTTTGGTCAGGAGCCGCCGGACACGATTCTGCAGTTCTAA
- a CDS encoding DMT family transporter, translated as MGEAVSRAAPGPEKPFVNPYLAIVIGVAAVSFSAIFTKLAEAPPLVIAFYRLAFTVLLIMPFALDRAGHRELKQISGRDLALAALAGLLLAAHFAVWISSLNYTTVASSTILVTMQPLFVVTGAYLFLKEGLTARALAGAGLALTGSVLIGVNDFQVGGTALYGDLLAFSGAFFVAGYVLIGRSLRARLPIATYTFVVFGTAAAALLSANLATGTPLYPYPGQTWAWFLALALIPTILGHMVLNWSLRYVKAAVVSVSILGEPVGATILAYFIFAEVPGALQLAGGAVIITGLCVFSTSVAGPGRHVPEEARRT; from the coding sequence ATGGGTGAGGCGGTAAGCCGGGCTGCCCCGGGCCCCGAAAAGCCTTTCGTCAATCCTTACCTGGCGATCGTCATCGGGGTGGCGGCCGTCTCTTTTTCGGCGATCTTCACCAAACTGGCGGAGGCGCCGCCCCTGGTAATCGCGTTTTACCGCCTCGCCTTTACCGTGTTGCTGATTATGCCTTTTGCGCTCGACCGGGCCGGACACCGGGAACTGAAGCAGATTTCGGGCCGTGACCTGGCTCTGGCCGCCCTGGCCGGCCTGCTTCTGGCGGCGCACTTCGCGGTCTGGATCTCCTCCCTGAACTACACCACCGTGGCTTCCTCAACTATCCTGGTCACTATGCAGCCCCTGTTCGTGGTCACCGGGGCTTACCTGTTCCTGAAGGAGGGGCTGACCGCCCGGGCGTTGGCCGGCGCGGGGCTGGCCCTGACCGGCAGCGTCCTGATCGGCGTCAACGATTTTCAGGTGGGCGGAACGGCGCTGTACGGCGACCTCCTGGCCTTCTCCGGGGCCTTCTTCGTGGCCGGCTACGTGCTGATCGGCCGGAGCCTGCGCGCCCGACTGCCCATCGCGACCTACACCTTCGTGGTTTTCGGCACCGCGGCGGCGGCGCTGCTTTCCGCCAACCTGGCCACGGGCACCCCGCTCTATCCTTACCCCGGGCAAACTTGGGCCTGGTTTTTGGCCTTGGCCTTGATTCCGACCATTCTGGGGCACATGGTTCTCAACTGGTCGTTGCGCTATGTAAAGGCAGCCGTCGTCTCGGTGAGCATCCTGGGCGAACCGGTCGGAGCCACCATCCTGGCCTACTTCATTTTCGCCGAGGTGCCGGGTGCTCTGCAGCTTGCCGGTGGTGCCGTGATTATCACCGGCCTATGCGTCTTCAGCACCTCGGTGGCCGGGCCGGGGAGACATGTGCCGGAAGAAGCGCGCCGGACCTAG
- a CDS encoding ABC transporter substrate-binding protein produces MYRRSRITALIITLLFVFGVVAGCGGGGTPTPQAEETIKIGFLGAKTGGHASYGIETLKGMQMAVDDLNAAGGLLGKELAIVEDDHRSTGTEGANVTQKLITEGVVAIVGDPTTGITKIAAEIAQGAGVVLMSAGAVGEGVVEIGDYIYRNTLLDRVGAPAVTKYLAEELGWSKVALVTSTNNDYSVGLSKLFRDSLQVNNVEIVAEQSIQDGDQSFAAQVTALKQNTFDGIIFTGYYTEGGLFMKEVRAQGLDHVMAGGDGLLSSVLWELGEAAVEGSMVYTGFAVDLGGASPKTLEFINKYQAEYGKLPDMFSAQGYDAVMLIADAIVAANSAAPADFKETLKLTADWEGVSGTITFGPDREPIKSPVYLLEVKDGDWAVKAVIPVDM; encoded by the coding sequence GTGTACAGAAGAAGTAGGATTACCGCGCTCATCATCACCCTACTGTTCGTGTTCGGCGTCGTTGCCGGTTGCGGCGGCGGCGGGACCCCCACCCCCCAGGCGGAAGAGACCATCAAGATCGGTTTCCTCGGCGCCAAGACCGGGGGTCACGCGAGCTACGGCATTGAGACCCTCAAGGGAATGCAGATGGCCGTTGATGACCTCAACGCGGCCGGCGGTCTTCTGGGCAAAGAATTGGCAATTGTGGAAGACGACCACCGCAGCACCGGCACCGAAGGCGCAAACGTCACGCAGAAGCTGATCACCGAGGGTGTCGTCGCCATCGTCGGCGACCCGACCACCGGCATCACCAAGATCGCCGCGGAGATCGCCCAGGGAGCGGGCGTGGTCCTGATGTCCGCGGGTGCCGTGGGCGAAGGCGTGGTGGAAATCGGCGATTACATCTACCGCAACACGCTGCTCGACCGGGTGGGCGCGCCGGCGGTGACCAAGTACCTGGCTGAGGAGCTCGGCTGGAGCAAAGTGGCGCTGGTGACCTCCACCAACAACGACTACAGCGTGGGCTTAAGCAAGCTCTTCCGTGACAGCCTGCAAGTGAACAACGTTGAGATCGTCGCCGAGCAGAGCATCCAGGACGGCGACCAGAGCTTCGCCGCCCAGGTTACCGCCCTGAAGCAGAACACGTTCGACGGGATTATCTTCACCGGTTACTACACCGAGGGCGGCCTGTTCATGAAGGAAGTGCGCGCCCAGGGCCTGGACCACGTCATGGCCGGCGGTGACGGCCTGCTTTCGTCGGTCCTCTGGGAACTCGGTGAGGCCGCGGTGGAAGGCAGCATGGTCTACACCGGTTTTGCCGTTGACCTTGGCGGCGCAAGCCCCAAGACGCTGGAATTCATCAACAAGTACCAAGCCGAATACGGCAAGCTGCCCGACATGTTCTCCGCCCAGGGTTACGACGCCGTGATGCTGATCGCGGACGCCATCGTCGCCGCCAACAGCGCGGCGCCGGCCGACTTCAAGGAAACCCTGAAGCTCACGGCCGACTGGGAAGGCGTCTCCGGAACCATCACCTTCGGTCCCGACCGGGAGCCGATCAAGAGCCCGGTCTACCTGCTGGAGGTCAAAGACGGCGACTGGGCCGTCAAAGCCGTTATCCCCGTGGATATGTAA
- a CDS encoding branched-chain amino acid ABC transporter permease yields the protein MDLQTFLQQLLNGITLGSVYALIALGYTMVYGIIKLINFAHGDVYMIGAFVGLTAVVLGADVWLALCAAMLACLIVAVSIERVAYRPLRGSTRLAPLISSIGVSIFIQTLVTLIKGPQPVGFPQVVKNTIYTVGPLHISTVQIVILLVAAGLMVTLQLVIRRTKMGKAMRATSEDLHTAGLMGINVNAVISFTFALGAVMAGAGGVLVGMYFNSVFPLMGVMAGLKAFCAAVVGGIGSVPGAVLGGLFLGVAEVLGVAAGFGSYRDAIAFGLLILVLLIRPAGLLGQPQQRKV from the coding sequence ATGGATCTGCAGACGTTCTTGCAGCAGCTGTTAAACGGAATCACGCTCGGCTCGGTCTACGCGCTCATCGCCCTGGGTTATACCATGGTGTACGGCATCATCAAGCTCATCAATTTCGCCCACGGTGACGTGTACATGATCGGCGCCTTCGTCGGGCTGACCGCGGTCGTGCTCGGCGCCGACGTCTGGCTCGCCCTTTGCGCGGCGATGCTGGCCTGCCTGATCGTGGCCGTGAGCATCGAACGCGTGGCCTACCGTCCCCTGCGCGGCTCCACCCGCTTGGCCCCGCTGATCTCCTCGATCGGCGTTTCTATTTTTATTCAGACGCTGGTCACCCTGATCAAAGGCCCTCAGCCCGTGGGTTTTCCCCAGGTGGTTAAGAACACCATCTACACCGTCGGGCCGCTGCACATCTCCACCGTCCAGATTGTGATTCTCCTGGTGGCCGCCGGCCTGATGGTCACTCTCCAGTTGGTCATCCGGCGGACTAAAATGGGCAAAGCCATGCGGGCCACCTCCGAAGACCTGCACACCGCCGGCCTCATGGGCATCAACGTGAACGCGGTGATCTCCTTCACCTTCGCCCTGGGTGCGGTGATGGCGGGGGCCGGAGGGGTGCTGGTGGGCATGTATTTCAATTCCGTTTTCCCGCTGATGGGCGTCATGGCCGGACTCAAGGCGTTCTGCGCCGCCGTGGTCGGCGGCATCGGCAGCGTGCCGGGCGCGGTGCTCGGCGGGCTTTTCCTGGGTGTGGCCGAGGTGCTCGGGGTGGCCGCCGGTTTCGGGAGCTACCGGGACGCCATCGCCTTCGGGCTCCTGATCCTGGTCCTGCTGATCCGGCCTGCGGGCCTTTTGGGCCAGCCGCAGCAGAGAAAGGTGTAG
- a CDS encoding branched-chain amino acid ABC transporter permease produces the protein MDDLIREFINPYHVQVLILLGIFLIAALGLHLITGVTGQLSFGHAAFLSIGAYTAALMNLRLDLPFLACLLAGAVVAALAGVLVGFPSMRLTGDYLGIATLGFAEIVRVVFMNLEITGGARGLAGIPRETNLVTVYVLVILTVWAMYRLNHSRFGRALVAIREDEIAAECMGIKSLWYKVGAFAIGSFCAGLAGGLYAHLLQYLNPADFGFARSFEILCFVVLGGLGSIAGAVLGTTILTIAPEMLRFSAEYRMMMYGVLMVLMMIFRPGGLLGGVDLVASFRLLWSRLRNTATPAGGA, from the coding sequence ATGGACGACCTGATCCGCGAGTTCATCAACCCGTACCACGTCCAGGTCCTGATCCTGCTCGGGATTTTCCTGATCGCGGCCCTGGGGCTGCACCTCATCACCGGGGTGACCGGGCAGCTCTCGTTCGGCCACGCCGCTTTCCTGAGCATCGGCGCCTACACCGCCGCGCTCATGAACTTGCGGTTGGACCTGCCGTTTCTGGCCTGCCTCTTGGCGGGGGCCGTCGTGGCCGCCCTGGCCGGAGTGCTGGTGGGGTTTCCGAGCATGCGGCTCACCGGCGACTACCTGGGCATCGCCACGCTGGGCTTCGCCGAGATCGTGCGCGTGGTGTTCATGAACCTGGAGATCACGGGCGGGGCCCGCGGCTTGGCCGGGATCCCCCGGGAGACGAACCTGGTCACCGTCTACGTGCTCGTGATCCTGACCGTCTGGGCGATGTACCGCCTGAACCACTCCCGGTTCGGCCGGGCGCTGGTCGCCATCCGGGAGGACGAGATCGCCGCCGAGTGCATGGGTATCAAGAGCCTGTGGTACAAGGTGGGGGCGTTCGCCATCGGCTCGTTTTGCGCCGGCCTGGCCGGCGGGCTCTACGCGCATCTCCTGCAGTACCTGAACCCGGCGGACTTCGGGTTTGCGCGTTCCTTCGAGATCCTGTGCTTCGTGGTTTTGGGCGGCCTGGGCAGCATCGCGGGCGCGGTGCTCGGCACCACGATCCTGACCATCGCGCCGGAAATGCTCCGGTTTTCGGCCGAGTACCGGATGATGATGTACGGGGTCCTGATGGTGCTCATGATGATCTTTCGCCCCGGCGGGCTCCTGGGCGGGGTAGACCTCGTGGCGAGCTTCAGGCTCCTGTGGTCGCGGCTGAGAAACACCGCCACACCGGCCGGTGGGGCGTAG
- a CDS encoding ABC transporter ATP-binding protein, whose amino-acid sequence MPEVLLELESVTVNFGGLTAVQQLDMNIESGSIRALIGPNGAGKTTVFNVVTGIFRPSSGSIRFRGRDITRLNPYDIAAAGIARTFQNIRLFKNASVLDNVKVGRHSRGKTNVLGALIRYPGFKAEERDMTGASLSALELVGLARKKDELAKNLSYGEQRRLEIARGLVSEPALLLLDEPAAGMNPQEKQSLLHLIKRIQEQGITIFLVEHDMKFVMALSQKITVLDYGRKICTGTPAEVRADPRVIEAYLGKEVG is encoded by the coding sequence ATGCCCGAGGTCCTGCTTGAACTGGAAAGCGTGACGGTGAACTTCGGCGGGCTCACCGCGGTGCAGCAGTTGGACATGAACATCGAGTCCGGCTCCATCAGGGCCCTCATCGGCCCGAACGGGGCGGGGAAGACCACGGTCTTCAACGTGGTCACCGGTATTTTCCGCCCGAGCTCCGGGAGCATCCGGTTCCGGGGCCGGGACATCACGCGCCTGAATCCTTACGACATCGCCGCCGCCGGGATTGCCCGCACCTTCCAGAACATCCGCCTGTTCAAGAACGCTTCGGTGCTTGACAACGTCAAGGTGGGCCGCCATTCCCGGGGCAAAACCAACGTCCTGGGTGCGCTCATCCGCTACCCCGGGTTCAAGGCCGAGGAGCGGGATATGACCGGGGCGTCGCTGTCGGCCTTGGAACTGGTGGGGCTCGCCCGCAAGAAGGACGAACTGGCCAAAAACCTCTCCTACGGGGAGCAGCGGCGCCTGGAAATCGCGCGCGGCCTGGTGTCCGAGCCGGCACTTCTTTTGCTGGACGAACCCGCCGCCGGGATGAACCCGCAGGAAAAGCAAAGCCTTTTACATCTGATCAAGCGGATCCAGGAACAGGGCATCACCATCTTTCTGGTGGAGCACGACATGAAATTCGTGATGGCCCTCTCCCAGAAGATCACCGTGTTGGACTACGGACGGAAGATTTGCACCGGGACCCCGGCGGAGGTCCGGGCCGACCCGCGGGTGATCGAGGCTTACCTGGGGAAGGAGGTGGGGTAG
- a CDS encoding ABC transporter ATP-binding protein, whose translation MLLELDNISVNYGSIEALTGVSLTVNEGEIVALIGANGAGKSTTLWTISGLVRARKGRILFDGRDITRASPSKVVAMGISHVPEGRRVFTTMSAQENLEMGAYVARGGRETREAMKRVFGRFPRLLERRRQLAGTLSGGEQQMLAMGRALMSRPKLLLMDEPSMGLAPMLVREIFAIIRELNEQGTTILLVEQNAHMALSVAQRAYVLETGQITLFGPAAELTGNPDVRRAYLGI comes from the coding sequence GTGCTGCTGGAACTCGACAACATCTCGGTTAACTACGGCAGCATTGAGGCTCTGACCGGTGTGTCCTTGACGGTGAACGAGGGGGAAATCGTCGCCCTGATCGGGGCAAACGGCGCCGGGAAAAGCACCACCCTCTGGACCATTTCCGGCCTGGTCCGTGCCCGCAAAGGGCGGATTTTGTTCGACGGCCGGGACATCACCCGCGCCTCGCCCAGCAAGGTCGTGGCCATGGGCATCAGCCATGTGCCCGAGGGGCGCCGGGTATTCACCACCATGTCGGCACAGGAGAACCTCGAGATGGGCGCATACGTGGCGAGAGGAGGGCGGGAAACACGAGAGGCTATGAAGCGGGTTTTCGGACGCTTCCCGCGCCTTCTGGAGCGTCGCCGCCAGTTGGCCGGCACTTTGAGCGGCGGGGAGCAGCAGATGTTGGCCATGGGGCGGGCCCTGATGTCCAGGCCCAAGCTTTTGCTGATGGACGAGCCGTCCATGGGGCTCGCCCCGATGCTGGTGCGGGAAATCTTTGCCATTATCAGGGAACTTAATGAACAGGGGACTACCATTCTCCTCGTGGAACAAAACGCCCACATGGCCCTGTCCGTCGCCCAGCGCGCCTATGTGCTGGAGACCGGGCAGATCACTCTTTTCGGGCCGGCGGCCGAACTGACCGGCAACCCGGACGTGCGCCGGGCCTACCTGGGCATTTAG
- a CDS encoding ATP-binding cassette domain-containing protein → MIEVRKLTKKFKEFTAVDEVSFTVGKGEFFGFLGPNGAGKTTTIKVLATLLRPSGGMARVNGFDVVREPAAVRRSIGMVFQDPSLDDRLTARENLQLHAMLYGVARRETGPRILELLELVGLADRRNDLVKKFSGGMKRRLEIARGLLHRPGVLFLDEPTVGLDPQTRRHIWEYIGEIRRTEGATVFLTTHYIEEAEACDRVGIIDHGRIVALDSPAALKATLEAGLITVETRNPEDALRIIREELGLDAVLQGDRVIQVPAVNGAGGRLMPRLAAAVPDLTALEISKPTLEDVFLSLTGRAIREEAADSLEKIRQSRRARTRKGR, encoded by the coding sequence ATGATCGAGGTCCGGAAGCTGACCAAGAAATTCAAGGAGTTCACGGCGGTCGACGAAGTCTCCTTCACGGTGGGGAAGGGGGAGTTCTTCGGCTTCCTGGGCCCGAACGGAGCGGGTAAGACCACGACCATCAAGGTCCTGGCGACGCTGTTGCGGCCCAGCGGCGGCATGGCCCGGGTGAACGGTTTTGACGTGGTGCGCGAGCCGGCCGCGGTGCGGCGCTCCATCGGCATGGTGTTTCAAGACCCCAGCCTGGACGACCGCCTGACGGCGCGGGAAAACCTGCAGCTGCACGCCATGCTGTATGGGGTTGCCCGCCGGGAAACCGGGCCGCGAATCCTCGAACTCCTGGAGCTGGTCGGACTGGCCGACCGCCGGAACGATTTGGTCAAGAAGTTCTCGGGCGGAATGAAGCGCCGCCTGGAGATCGCCCGGGGCCTTTTGCACCGGCCGGGCGTCCTGTTCCTGGATGAACCGACGGTGGGCTTGGATCCCCAAACCCGCAGGCACATCTGGGAATACATCGGCGAGATCCGCCGGACGGAAGGGGCAACCGTTTTCCTGACCACCCACTACATCGAGGAAGCGGAAGCCTGCGACCGGGTCGGGATTATCGACCACGGCCGGATCGTCGCCCTGGACAGCCCCGCGGCGCTCAAGGCCACGTTGGAGGCCGGCCTGATTACCGTTGAAACCCGAAATCCGGAAGACGCCCTCCGCATAATCAGGGAGGAGCTGGGACTGGACGCGGTGCTGCAGGGTGACCGGGTGATTCAGGTGCCGGCGGTAAACGGGGCCGGCGGGCGACTAATGCCCCGCCTTGCGGCCGCCGTTCCGGATCTCACCGCGCTCGAAATCAGCAAGCCCACCCTGGAGGACGTGTTTTTGAGCCTGACCGGCCGGGCGATCCGTGAAGAAGCGGCCGATTCCCTGGAAAAGATACGCCAGTCCCGCAGAGCCAGGACCAGAAAGGGAAGATAG
- a CDS encoding ABC transporter permease yields MELKTFGVTVYVIWLREIKKYFRERTRLLAMVGQPLLYLVIMGQGLREMFQLNIEGFDYLSFMYPGIVAMTILFTSMFASVSIIWDREFGFLKEVLVAPVPRSAIAVGKALGGSTTALLQGAILLALAPLAGLALSPSSIIQILPLLFLLAFAITSFGTVVAANTESMEGFHMIMNFIIVPLFLLSGAFFPIGVAPEWMQAVMKLNPVAYGVDALRNIMFTDSPAKDFVVYYPLYYDVLVLAGFSVLMVALSMRAFNRVE; encoded by the coding sequence TTGGAATTGAAGACCTTTGGGGTCACGGTGTACGTGATCTGGCTGCGCGAGATCAAGAAATACTTCCGGGAACGCACGCGCCTGCTGGCGATGGTGGGCCAGCCCCTGTTGTACCTGGTGATTATGGGGCAGGGGCTGCGGGAGATGTTCCAACTCAACATCGAAGGGTTCGACTACTTGAGCTTTATGTATCCCGGAATCGTGGCGATGACCATCCTATTCACGTCAATGTTCGCCTCGGTATCCATCATTTGGGACCGTGAATTCGGTTTTTTGAAAGAGGTGCTGGTGGCCCCTGTGCCGCGCAGCGCTATCGCGGTCGGCAAGGCCCTGGGCGGGAGCACGACCGCCTTGCTTCAGGGCGCGATTTTGCTGGCGTTGGCCCCGCTGGCCGGGCTGGCGCTGTCCCCGTCCTCAATTATCCAGATCCTGCCCCTGCTCTTTCTGCTGGCTTTCGCCATCACCTCTTTCGGCACGGTGGTGGCCGCCAATACCGAGAGCATGGAGGGGTTCCACATGATCATGAACTTCATCATCGTCCCGCTGTTTCTCTTAAGCGGCGCCTTTTTCCCGATCGGCGTCGCCCCGGAATGGATGCAGGCCGTGATGAAGCTCAATCCGGTCGCCTACGGCGTCGACGCCCTCCGCAACATCATGTTCACCGACTCTCCGGCCAAGGATTTCGTGGTCTACTACCCGCTGTACTACGACGTCCTGGTGCTGGCGGGTTTTTCGGTCCTGATGGTCGCCCTCAGCATGCGCGCCTTTAACCGCGTGGAATAG
- a CDS encoding small multi-drug export protein: MANSDALAAYLLKLAAVFGLGAAPWVEIFAAVPAGVVMGLTPAAAAAAAVAGNVVSVVALVAVLPRLKDWIAKTFLPTRGQEGREGAPGQHRRFQYLWNRYGVPGAGLGAPVVTGTHLAVVLCVILGASAGRTLAWVTIGILVWGVVLGVACQLGLEGLRHLVPEWAFMSLQP; the protein is encoded by the coding sequence ATGGCAAACAGCGATGCCCTCGCCGCCTACCTGCTGAAATTGGCGGCGGTTTTCGGCCTCGGCGCGGCGCCCTGGGTCGAGATTTTCGCGGCCGTGCCGGCAGGGGTGGTGATGGGCCTGACGCCGGCAGCGGCGGCGGCGGCCGCCGTAGCCGGAAACGTCGTCTCGGTCGTGGCGTTGGTGGCGGTATTGCCGCGTTTGAAGGACTGGATTGCCAAAACTTTCCTGCCGACGCGGGGGCAGGAGGGAAGGGAGGGCGCCCCGGGTCAGCACAGGCGGTTCCAATACCTTTGGAACCGGTACGGCGTGCCCGGCGCGGGCCTGGGGGCGCCGGTGGTCACCGGCACGCACCTGGCGGTTGTGCTGTGCGTGATCTTGGGCGCTTCGGCGGGCCGCACGCTGGCCTGGGTCACAATCGGGATTCTTGTTTGGGGGGTAGTGCTGGGGGTGGCCTGCCAACTGGGCCTGGAGGGGCTCCGGCACTTGGTCCCGGAATGGGCGTTTATGAGCCTTCAGCCCTGA
- a CDS encoding Hsp20/alpha crystallin family protein, whose product MRKELSPFDGFELLIRKPVKSLFRLLDEPFEDDAKSAVDVYEEGNDVVVKADLPGFKKEEIRIQLEDNTLSLEAKREQEEEVSERNYHRKERREVYVRKAITLPAEVDRERAGAKLEDGVLVIRLPKTGPAKAETTINIE is encoded by the coding sequence GTGCGTAAGGAGTTGTCACCGTTTGACGGGTTTGAGCTGTTGATCAGAAAGCCGGTGAAGAGTCTTTTCCGCCTTTTGGATGAGCCCTTTGAGGACGACGCAAAATCCGCAGTGGACGTGTACGAGGAAGGCAACGACGTGGTGGTCAAGGCCGACCTGCCCGGGTTCAAGAAGGAAGAGATCCGTATTCAGCTTGAAGACAACACCCTCTCGCTGGAGGCGAAGCGCGAACAGGAGGAGGAAGTGAGCGAAAGGAACTACCACCGTAAGGAGCGCCGCGAGGTTTATGTCAGAAAGGCGATCACCTTGCCAGCCGAAGTGGACCGGGAGAGGGCGGGCGCCAAACTGGAGGACGGCGTCCTGGTGATCCGCCTGCCGAAGACCGGGCCGGCCAAAGCGGAAACGACAATTAACATCGAGTGA